In Pseudomonas oryzicola, one DNA window encodes the following:
- a CDS encoding M16 family metallopeptidase — protein MNALARRAAGLLLGTLCLPLAALAADVQPTHEFILDNGLKVVVREDHRAPVAVSQIWYKVGSSYETPGQTGLSHALEHMMFKGSAKVGPGEASRILRDIGAEENAFTSDDYTAYYQVLARDRLPVALELEADRLASLHLPADEFSREIEVIKEERRLRTDDQPNAKAFELFRAMAYPASGYHTPTIGWMADLERMKVEELRHWYESWYAPNNATLVVVGDVTVDEVKGLAQKYFGSIPRRTVPSAKLPLELAEPGQRQLTLHVRTQLPSLIYGFNVPGLATAKDPRTVHALRLISALLDGGYSARMPARLERGQELVAGASSSYNAFTRGDSLFLISATPNVQKHKSLADVEKGIWQLLDELKTSPPSTEELERVRAQVIAGLVYDRDSISSQATTIGQLETVGLSWKLIDSELDELERVTPQDIQNAARTYFTRERLSVAHVLPEESAHE, from the coding sequence ATGAATGCTCTAGCCCGCCGCGCCGCAGGCCTGTTGCTCGGCACGCTGTGCCTGCCGCTCGCGGCCTTGGCCGCCGATGTGCAACCCACCCACGAGTTCATCCTCGACAACGGCCTGAAAGTGGTCGTGCGCGAAGACCATCGCGCCCCGGTGGCCGTCTCGCAGATCTGGTACAAGGTTGGCTCCAGCTACGAAACCCCGGGCCAGACCGGCTTGTCCCACGCCCTGGAACACATGATGTTCAAAGGTAGCGCCAAGGTCGGCCCTGGTGAGGCATCGCGCATCCTGCGGGATATCGGTGCCGAAGAGAACGCCTTCACCAGCGATGACTACACCGCCTATTACCAGGTGCTGGCCCGCGACCGCCTGCCGGTGGCCCTGGAGCTGGAGGCCGACCGCCTGGCCAGCCTGCACCTGCCCGCCGACGAGTTCAGCCGCGAAATCGAGGTAATCAAGGAAGAGCGCCGCCTGCGCACCGACGACCAGCCCAACGCCAAGGCGTTCGAACTGTTCCGCGCCATGGCCTACCCGGCCAGCGGCTACCACACGCCGACCATCGGCTGGATGGCCGACCTCGAGCGAATGAAGGTCGAGGAACTGCGCCACTGGTATGAATCCTGGTATGCCCCCAACAACGCTACCCTGGTCGTCGTGGGCGATGTCACCGTCGACGAAGTCAAGGGTCTGGCGCAGAAGTACTTCGGCAGTATTCCCAGGCGTACCGTGCCCTCGGCCAAGTTGCCACTGGAACTGGCCGAACCCGGCCAGCGCCAGCTGACCCTGCACGTACGCACCCAGTTGCCCAGCCTGATCTATGGCTTCAACGTCCCCGGCCTGGCAACTGCCAAGGACCCGCGCACGGTGCACGCCCTGCGCCTCATCTCGGCGCTGCTCGACGGCGGCTACAGCGCGCGCATGCCGGCACGCCTGGAGCGTGGCCAGGAGCTGGTGGCCGGTGCTTCGTCCAGCTACAACGCCTTCACCCGTGGCGACAGCCTGTTCCTGATCTCGGCCACACCGAACGTACAGAAGCACAAGTCCCTGGCGGACGTGGAAAAGGGCATCTGGCAGCTGCTGGATGAACTCAAGACCTCCCCGCCCAGCACCGAGGAACTCGAGCGCGTGCGCGCCCAGGTCATTGCCGGATTGGTCTACGACCGTGATTCCATCAGCAGCCAGGCCACCACGATCGGCCAGCTGGAAACCGTTGGCCTGTCCTGGAAGCTGATCGACAGCGAACTGGACGAACTCGAGCGCGTCACCCCGCAGGACATCCAGAACGCCGCGCGCACCTACTTCACCCGCGAACGCCTGAGCGTTGCCCATGTACTGCCCGAGGAGTCCGCTCATGAGTGA
- the ftsY gene encoding signal recognition particle-docking protein FtsY, with protein MFGSNDDKKAPAEAGEKKGLFSWFRKKPQQPVGAGSPANETHAVEQPAAAPVEVPAAETPRAAEPVQAPAAPVLVEPQPVAEVAQAPIPEPLASQPLQAPEPEPLASQPLVAPAPQPVASVPLQAAPIEPATAVEPAAPVSNLVLPVAEEPVALVPDLEPKAPPAIPERSAPEPVAAAAPVESAPAPAEQAKPGFFARLKQGLSKTSASIGEGMASLFLGKKVIDDDLLDEIETRLLTADVGVEATSTIVQNLTQKVARKQLADADALYKSLQEELAALLRPVEQPLVVQAQNKPYVILVVGVNGAGKTTTIGKLAKKLQLEGKKVMLAAGDTFRAAAVEQLQVWGERNQIPVIAQHTGADSASVIFDAVQAAKARGVDVLIADTAGRLHTKDNLMEELKKVRRVIGKLDAEAPHEVLLVLDAGTGQNAISQAKYFNQSVELTGLALTKLDGTAKGGVIFALAKQFKLPIRFIGVGEGIDDLRTFEAEPFVKALFAERD; from the coding sequence ATGTTTGGTTCCAACGACGACAAAAAAGCACCGGCCGAGGCTGGTGAGAAGAAAGGCCTGTTCAGCTGGTTTCGCAAGAAGCCGCAGCAACCTGTGGGAGCGGGCTCGCCCGCGAATGAAACCCACGCCGTCGAGCAGCCTGCTGCCGCTCCGGTCGAGGTCCCTGCCGCCGAAACGCCGCGAGCCGCAGAGCCCGTTCAGGCCCCTGCAGCCCCAGTGCTGGTTGAGCCGCAGCCGGTCGCCGAAGTAGCCCAGGCGCCGATACCTGAACCGCTTGCTTCCCAGCCATTGCAGGCCCCTGAGCCAGAGCCGCTCGCTTCCCAGCCGCTGGTGGCACCAGCGCCGCAGCCGGTCGCGTCCGTGCCGTTGCAGGCGGCTCCGATCGAGCCTGCCACGGCAGTGGAACCTGCCGCGCCGGTCAGCAACCTGGTACTGCCGGTTGCCGAAGAACCTGTGGCTCTGGTACCGGACCTGGAACCGAAGGCTCCGCCTGCCATCCCGGAACGTTCCGCGCCAGAGCCTGTTGCGGCCGCAGCACCGGTCGAATCTGCACCTGCACCGGCCGAGCAGGCCAAGCCCGGCTTCTTCGCACGCCTCAAGCAGGGCCTGTCGAAGACCAGCGCCAGCATCGGCGAGGGCATGGCCAGCCTGTTCCTGGGCAAGAAGGTCATCGATGACGACCTGCTCGACGAGATCGAGACCCGCCTGCTGACCGCCGACGTCGGCGTGGAGGCGACCTCGACCATCGTCCAGAACCTGACCCAGAAGGTCGCCCGCAAGCAGCTGGCCGATGCCGATGCCCTGTACAAATCGCTGCAGGAAGAGCTGGCTGCGTTGCTGCGCCCAGTCGAACAGCCGCTGGTGGTACAGGCGCAGAACAAGCCCTATGTGATTCTGGTAGTTGGCGTGAACGGCGCCGGCAAGACCACCACGATCGGCAAGCTGGCGAAGAAGCTGCAGCTCGAAGGCAAGAAAGTGATGTTGGCCGCTGGTGACACCTTCCGTGCCGCGGCGGTCGAGCAACTGCAGGTGTGGGGCGAGCGCAACCAGATCCCGGTGATCGCCCAGCACACCGGGGCCGACTCGGCGTCGGTGATCTTCGACGCCGTGCAGGCCGCCAAGGCCCGTGGCGTCGATGTGCTGATCGCCGACACTGCCGGTCGCCTGCATACCAAAGACAACCTGATGGAAGAACTGAAGAAGGTACGTCGGGTTATCGGCAAGCTCGACGCCGAAGCGCCGCACGAGGTGCTGCTGGTGCTGGATGCCGGTACCGGCCAGAACGCCATCAGCCAGGCCAAGTACTTCAACCAGAGCGTCGAACTGACCGGCCTGGCCCTGACCAAGCTGGACGGCACCGCCAAGGGTGGGGTGATCTTCGCCCTGGCCAAGCAGTTCAAGCTGCCGATCCGTTTCATCGGTGTCGGTGAAGGCATCGACGACCTGCGTACCTTCGAAGCCGAGCCGTTCGTCAAGGCTCTGTTCGCCGAGCGAGACTGA
- the ftsE gene encoding cell division ATP-binding protein FtsE gives MIRFEQVAKRYPNGHVGLHELSFRARRGEFLFVTGHSGAGKSTLLRLLLAMERPTSGKLMLAGQDLGQISNAQIPFLRRQIGVVFQNHQLLFDRTVFNNIALPLQILGLSKAEVAKRVDSALERVSLADKGELFPADLSTGQQQRVGIARAIVHQPALLLADEPTGNLDPRLAAEIMGVFEDINRLGTTVLIASHDLALIARMRHRMLTLQRGRLIGDGEAGQ, from the coding sequence ATGATCAGATTCGAACAGGTTGCCAAGCGTTATCCCAATGGTCATGTGGGGTTGCATGAGCTGAGTTTCCGGGCGCGCCGGGGCGAATTCCTGTTCGTCACCGGCCATTCGGGGGCTGGCAAAAGCACCTTGCTGCGTCTGCTGCTGGCCATGGAACGCCCGACCAGCGGCAAGCTGATGCTGGCCGGGCAGGACCTGGGCCAGATCAGCAACGCACAGATCCCGTTCCTGCGCCGGCAGATTGGCGTGGTGTTCCAGAACCATCAGCTGTTGTTCGACCGCACGGTGTTCAACAACATCGCCTTGCCACTGCAGATTCTCGGCCTGTCCAAGGCCGAGGTCGCCAAACGCGTGGATTCGGCCCTGGAGCGCGTGTCGCTGGCCGACAAGGGCGAGCTATTCCCGGCCGACCTGTCCACCGGGCAGCAACAGCGGGTGGGTATTGCCCGCGCCATCGTGCATCAGCCAGCCCTGCTGCTGGCCGACGAGCCCACCGGTAACCTCGACCCGCGCCTGGCGGCGGAGATCATGGGCGTGTTCGAGGACATCAACCGCCTGGGCACCACGGTATTGATCGCCAGCCACGACCTGGCACTGATTGCGCGCATGCGCCACCGCATGCTGACCTTGCAGCGCGGCCGCTTGATCGGCGATGGGGAGGCCGGGCAATGA
- the ftsX gene encoding permease-like cell division protein FtsX — MTTTRTPKVSERVAPKPADPQPAKKKRGEDDDGPDFRTLLHAWLESHRASLADSLRRLGKQPIGSFFTCLVMAVALSMPMGLSLLLKNVEKLGGSWQRAAQISLYLKLDAGSREGEALRDEIKGMPGVADALYVSREQALDEFQQQSGLGEALRELPDNPLPGVVVVTPTEVDKPALEALRQRLSELPRVEVAQLDLLWVERLAAILKLGDRFVFGLAVMLISALLLVIGNTIRLHIENRRTEIEVIKLVGGTDAYVRRPFLYMGALYGLGAGLLAWGILAFGLNWLNEAVVGLSGLYGSDFALGGVPASDGLSLLIGAVLLGYIGAWIAVARHLNELAPR; from the coding sequence ATGACCACTACACGCACACCGAAAGTTTCCGAGCGGGTTGCGCCGAAACCGGCCGACCCGCAACCGGCGAAGAAAAAACGCGGTGAAGACGACGACGGCCCGGATTTCCGCACGCTGCTGCATGCCTGGCTGGAAAGCCACCGTGCCAGCCTGGCCGACAGCCTGCGCCGTCTGGGCAAGCAGCCGATTGGCAGCTTCTTCACCTGCCTGGTGATGGCGGTGGCGCTGAGCATGCCCATGGGCTTGTCGTTGCTGCTGAAGAACGTCGAAAAGCTTGGCGGCTCGTGGCAGCGCGCCGCGCAGATTTCGCTGTACCTCAAGCTCGATGCCGGCAGCCGCGAAGGCGAGGCGCTGCGCGACGAGATCAAGGGCATGCCCGGTGTGGCCGACGCGCTGTATGTAAGCCGCGAACAGGCGCTGGACGAGTTCCAGCAGCAGTCCGGCCTTGGCGAAGCCCTGCGTGAGCTGCCCGACAACCCGTTGCCTGGCGTGGTGGTGGTGACCCCGACCGAGGTCGACAAACCGGCGCTGGAAGCCTTGCGTCAGCGCCTGTCCGAACTGCCGCGGGTAGAGGTGGCGCAGCTCGACCTGCTGTGGGTCGAGCGCCTGGCGGCCATCCTCAAGCTGGGTGACCGTTTCGTCTTCGGCCTGGCTGTGATGCTGATTTCTGCCTTGCTGTTAGTAATCGGTAACACAATTCGGCTACACATTGAAAACCGCCGCACCGAGATCGAAGTGATCAAGCTGGTCGGGGGCACCGACGCCTATGTGCGCCGGCCTTTCCTGTACATGGGCGCCCTGTATGGCCTGGGCGCAGGCCTGTTGGCGTGGGGTATCCTGGCGTTTGGCCTGAACTGGCTGAACGAGGCGGTGGTAGGCCTTTCCGGCCTGTACGGCAGTGACTTCGCCCTGGGCGGAGTGCCGGCGTCCGATGGTCTGTCGCTCTTGATCGGAGCGGTGCTGTTGGGGTATATCGGTGCATGGATTGCAGTCGCCCGCCACCTGAACGAGCTGGCGCCGCGATAG
- the rpoH gene encoding RNA polymerase sigma factor RpoH has protein sequence MTTSLQPAYALVPGANLEAYVHTVNSIPLLTVEQERDLGERLYYEQDVEAARQMVMAHLRFVVHIARSYAGYGLAQADLIQEGNVGLMKAVKRFNPEMGVRLVSFAVHWIKAEIHEFILRNWRIVKVATTKAQRKLFFNLRSQKKRLAWLSNDEVHRVAESLGVEPREVREMESRLSGQDMAFDPAAEADDDSAFQSPAHYLEDHRYDPAMQLEDADWSDNSTSNLHEALQGLDERSRDILYQRWLAEEKATLHELADKYSVSAERIRQLEKNAMNKVKALIAA, from the coding sequence ATGACCACATCGTTGCAACCTGCCTATGCCCTGGTGCCCGGTGCAAACCTGGAAGCCTACGTGCACACGGTCAACAGCATTCCGCTGCTGACGGTCGAGCAGGAGCGTGATCTGGGCGAGCGTCTCTATTATGAGCAGGATGTCGAGGCCGCTCGCCAAATGGTGATGGCCCACCTGCGTTTCGTCGTACACATCGCTCGTAGCTACGCTGGCTATGGGCTGGCCCAGGCTGACCTGATCCAGGAAGGCAACGTCGGCCTGATGAAAGCCGTCAAGCGCTTCAACCCGGAAATGGGTGTGCGCCTGGTGTCTTTCGCCGTGCACTGGATCAAGGCGGAGATCCACGAGTTCATCCTGCGCAACTGGCGCATCGTCAAGGTGGCTACCACCAAGGCCCAGCGCAAGCTGTTCTTCAACCTGCGCAGCCAGAAGAAGCGTCTGGCCTGGCTGAGCAACGACGAAGTGCACCGTGTAGCGGAAAGCCTGGGCGTGGAGCCGCGGGAGGTGCGCGAGATGGAAAGCCGCCTGAGCGGTCAGGACATGGCCTTCGACCCGGCAGCGGAAGCTGACGACGACAGCGCCTTCCAGTCGCCTGCGCACTACCTGGAAGACCACCGTTACGACCCTGCGATGCAACTGGAGGACGCTGACTGGAGCGACAACTCCACCAGCAACCTGCACGAAGCGCTGCAAGGGTTGGACGAGCGTAGCCGCGACATTCTGTACCAGCGCTGGCTGGCGGAAGAGAAGGCTACCTTGCATGAGCTGGCAGACAAGTACAGCGTTTCGGCTGAGCGGATTCGCCAGCTGGAGAAGAATGCAATGAACAAGGTCAAGGCGTTGATCGCTGCCTGA
- the mtgA gene encoding monofunctional biosynthetic peptidoglycan transglycosylase, with the protein MLSTLLRRLSRALLWFAAGSIVLVLVFRWVPPPGTALMVERKVQSWVNGEPIDLQRDWEPWENISDELKVAVVAGEDQKFASHWGFDIPAIQAALAYNERGGNIRGASTLTQQVAKNLFLWSGRSWLRKGLEAWFTALIELFWSKERILEVYLNSAEWGKGVFGAQAAARYHFGVDASRLSRQQAAQLAAVLPSPIKWSASRPSAYVASRAGWIRRQMSQLGGPSYLMQLDSSRRF; encoded by the coding sequence ATGCTGTCAACCCTTCTTCGCCGCCTCTCCCGTGCCCTGCTCTGGTTCGCTGCCGGCAGCATCGTGCTGGTGCTGGTGTTCCGCTGGGTGCCACCACCCGGCACAGCGCTGATGGTCGAGCGCAAAGTGCAGTCCTGGGTGAATGGCGAGCCGATCGACCTGCAGCGTGACTGGGAGCCTTGGGAGAACATCTCCGACGAGCTCAAGGTCGCGGTCGTTGCTGGCGAAGACCAGAAGTTCGCCAGTCATTGGGGCTTCGACATTCCAGCCATCCAGGCAGCGCTGGCCTACAACGAGCGTGGCGGCAACATTCGTGGTGCCAGCACCCTGACCCAGCAAGTGGCCAAGAACCTGTTCCTGTGGTCCGGGCGCAGCTGGTTGCGCAAAGGGCTGGAGGCGTGGTTCACCGCACTGATCGAGCTGTTCTGGTCGAAGGAGCGGATTCTCGAGGTCTACCTGAACAGTGCCGAATGGGGCAAGGGTGTGTTCGGCGCCCAGGCGGCGGCACGTTACCACTTTGGCGTTGATGCCAGCCGGCTCAGCCGCCAGCAGGCGGCGCAGCTGGCGGCCGTGCTGCCAAGCCCGATCAAGTGGAGTGCCAGTCGGCCGAGCGCCTATGTGGCCAGCAGGGCCGGGTGGATTCGGCGGCAGATGAGCCAGCTGGGTGGGCCTAGCTACCTGATGCAGCTCGACTCTTCGCGCAGGTTTTAA
- a CDS encoding DUF423 domain-containing protein, with product MLRSFLMLAAFFGFTGVALGAFAAHGLKSRLTTDYLAIFQTGVTYQLVHALAILGVAVLSAHLPGRLVGWAGALFALGIVLFSGSLYLLTLSGLGKLGIITPLGGLCFLAGWLCLGLAAWRMG from the coding sequence ATGCTTCGCAGCTTCCTGATGCTTGCCGCCTTTTTCGGCTTTACCGGTGTCGCCCTGGGCGCTTTTGCCGCTCATGGCCTGAAAAGCCGGCTGACTACCGATTACCTGGCAATCTTCCAGACCGGTGTTACCTACCAGCTGGTGCATGCCCTGGCGATCCTGGGTGTCGCGGTGCTTTCGGCCCACTTGCCCGGGCGCCTGGTCGGCTGGGCGGGCGCGCTGTTTGCCCTGGGTATAGTGCTGTTCTCCGGTAGCCTGTACCTGCTCACCCTCAGCGGCCTGGGCAAGCTCGGTATCATCACCCCGCTTGGCGGGCTGTGCTTCCTCGCCGGCTGGTTGTGCCTGGGCCTGGCGGCATGGCGGATGGGCTGA
- the thiS gene encoding sulfur carrier protein ThiS, which produces MRIQLNGEPYELPAGESVAALLARLELTGRRVAVELNLDIVPRSQHDSTLLNDGDQVEVVHAIGGG; this is translated from the coding sequence ATGCGCATTCAACTGAACGGTGAACCTTACGAATTGCCCGCTGGCGAATCCGTCGCGGCCCTGCTGGCCCGCCTGGAGCTGACCGGGCGCCGCGTCGCGGTCGAGCTGAACCTGGACATCGTGCCGCGTAGCCAGCACGACAGTACGCTGCTGAATGATGGCGACCAGGTCGAAGTGGTCCACGCCATTGGTGGCGGCTGA
- a CDS encoding thiazole synthase translates to MSNVRSDKPFTLAGRTFQSRLLVGTGKYRDMEETRLAIEASGAEIVTVAVRRTNIGQNPGEPNLLDVLPPDRYTILPNTAGCYDAVEAVRTCRLARELLDGHNLVKLEVLADQKTLFPNVIETLKAAEVLVKDGFDVMVYTSDDPIIARQLAEAGCIAVMPLAGLIGTGLGICNPYNLQIILEESKVPVLVDAGVGTASDATIAMEMGCEAVLMNSAIAHAQQPVLMAEAMKHAIVAGRMAYLAGRMPKKLYASASSPLEGLIK, encoded by the coding sequence ATGAGCAACGTTCGTAGCGACAAGCCCTTCACCCTGGCCGGGCGTACCTTCCAGTCGCGCCTGCTGGTCGGTACCGGCAAGTACCGTGACATGGAAGAAACCCGTCTGGCCATCGAGGCCTCGGGTGCCGAGATTGTCACCGTTGCCGTGCGCCGCACCAACATCGGCCAGAACCCGGGCGAGCCGAACCTGCTCGACGTGTTGCCACCGGACCGCTACACCATCCTGCCGAACACCGCCGGTTGCTATGACGCGGTCGAGGCCGTGCGTACCTGCCGCCTGGCCCGCGAACTGCTGGATGGCCATAACCTGGTCAAGCTGGAAGTACTGGCCGACCAGAAAACCCTGTTCCCCAACGTGATCGAAACCCTCAAGGCCGCCGAAGTGTTGGTCAAGGACGGTTTCGACGTGATGGTCTACACCAGCGACGACCCGATCATCGCCCGCCAGCTGGCCGAGGCCGGCTGCATCGCGGTCATGCCCCTGGCTGGCCTGATCGGTACCGGCCTGGGTATCTGCAACCCCTACAACCTGCAGATCATCCTGGAAGAATCCAAGGTGCCGGTGCTGGTCGATGCCGGCGTGGGCACCGCTTCCGACGCCACCATTGCCATGGAAATGGGTTGCGAAGCCGTGCTGATGAACTCGGCCATTGCCCATGCCCAGCAGCCGGTACTGATGGCCGAGGCCATGAAGCACGCCATCGTCGCTGGCCGCATGGCCTACCTGGCCGGCCGTATGCCGAAGAAACTCTATGCCAGCGCCTCCTCGCCGCTGGAAGGTCTGATCAAGTAA
- the trmB gene encoding tRNA (guanosine(46)-N7)-methyltransferase TrmB has translation MTESHDTPSTPDGEARPHRRIKSFVMRAGRMTEGQQRGLEQGGPLYILPLADSPVDYDQVFGRSAPRTLEIGFGMGHSLLEMAAAAPEQDFIGVEVHRPGVGALLNGVLTQGLKNLRVYDCDAIEVLNRCVADNSLDRLMLFFPDPWHKARHHKRRIVQLEFAELVRRKLKPGGVFHMATDWEPYAEYMLEVMSAAPGYRNRAADGTYVPRPEERPITKFERRGERLGHGVWDLKFEKVD, from the coding sequence ATGACTGAATCGCACGATACGCCGAGCACCCCTGACGGCGAAGCCCGCCCGCACCGCCGCATCAAGAGTTTCGTGATGCGCGCCGGGCGCATGACCGAAGGCCAGCAACGCGGCCTGGAGCAGGGCGGCCCGCTGTACATCCTGCCGCTGGCCGACAGCCCGGTGGACTACGACCAGGTGTTCGGCCGTTCGGCGCCGCGCACCCTGGAGATCGGCTTCGGCATGGGCCACTCCCTGCTGGAAATGGCGGCTGCCGCGCCGGAGCAGGATTTCATCGGTGTGGAAGTGCACCGCCCGGGCGTGGGTGCGCTGCTCAACGGTGTGCTGACCCAGGGGCTGAAGAACCTGCGGGTGTATGACTGCGATGCTATCGAAGTGCTGAACCGCTGCGTGGCGGACAACAGCCTCGACCGACTGATGCTGTTCTTCCCCGACCCATGGCACAAGGCGCGCCACCACAAAAGGCGCATCGTTCAGCTGGAGTTCGCCGAGCTGGTACGGCGCAAGCTCAAGCCGGGTGGCGTGTTCCACATGGCTACCGACTGGGAGCCGTATGCCGAGTACATGCTGGAAGTGATGAGCGCGGCCCCGGGCTATCGCAACCGTGCGGCCGACGGCACCTACGTGCCGCGCCCGGAAGAGCGCCCGATCACCAAGTTCGAACGCCGTGGCGAGCGGCTGGGGCATGGGGTTTGGGATTTGAAGTTCGAGAAGGTGGATTGA
- a CDS encoding DUF3392 family protein: protein MDLVLDLLATVSRWSRSNLSEISLALVGCLLVLFGTDIKGWVEQRLGGLAGALRVPFMALLVMIGSGAALIYATPWVVKGLGQFNNYALAPVLLVVLVLIGVVADRRG from the coding sequence ATGGATCTGGTACTTGATCTGCTCGCGACGGTTTCCCGCTGGAGCCGCAGCAACCTGTCGGAGATTTCACTGGCCCTGGTAGGCTGCCTGCTGGTGCTGTTCGGCACCGATATCAAAGGCTGGGTGGAACAGCGCCTGGGCGGCCTGGCCGGCGCCCTGCGCGTACCGTTCATGGCCTTGCTGGTGATGATCGGCAGTGGTGCGGCGTTGATCTATGCCACACCGTGGGTGGTCAAGGGGCTGGGCCAGTTCAACAACTACGCGCTGGCACCGGTGTTGCTGGTGGTGCTGGTGCTGATTGGGGTAGTGGCTGATCGGCGGGGCTGA
- the hemW gene encoding radical SAM family heme chaperone HemW — MIETLSNPGAAGFTSLPPLALYIHIPWCVRKCPYCDFNSHAAGPELPEDAYVAALLTDLDQELAAVQGRSISSIFFGGGTPSLFSADALGRLLRGVEQRIAFAPDIEITLEANPGTFEQDKFKAYRQTGINRLSIGVQSFQPAKLQALGRIHNGDEAVRAAGMARAAGFDNFNMDLMHGLPDQSLDDALGDLRQAIELGPTHLSWYQLTVEPNTVFWNQPPELPEDDILWDIQEAGQALMADHGFRQYEVSAYAQAGRAARHNLNYWRFGDFIGIGAGAHGKLTFADGRILRTWKTRLPKDYLNLAKPFKAGEKLLPVDELPFEFLMNALRLTDGVEAELFTQRTGLPLAQLREARRAAEQKGLLQVEADRLVATPRGQLFLNDLLQYFLT, encoded by the coding sequence ATGATCGAAACGCTGTCCAACCCCGGTGCTGCGGGTTTCACCAGCCTGCCGCCGCTGGCGCTGTATATCCACATTCCGTGGTGCGTACGCAAATGCCCCTACTGCGACTTCAATTCCCACGCTGCCGGGCCTGAACTGCCGGAAGACGCCTACGTTGCGGCCTTGCTGACCGACCTCGACCAGGAGCTGGCCGCCGTGCAAGGCCGGTCGATCAGCTCGATCTTCTTCGGTGGCGGTACGCCGAGCCTGTTCAGTGCCGATGCCCTCGGCCGGCTGCTGCGTGGTGTGGAGCAACGCATTGCGTTTGCGCCGGACATCGAAATCACCCTGGAAGCCAACCCAGGCACGTTCGAGCAGGACAAGTTCAAGGCCTACCGCCAAACCGGTATCAACCGCTTGTCCATCGGCGTGCAGAGTTTCCAGCCAGCCAAGCTGCAGGCGCTGGGGCGCATCCACAATGGCGATGAAGCGGTCCGCGCCGCCGGCATGGCGCGTGCGGCCGGCTTCGACAACTTCAACATGGACCTGATGCACGGCCTGCCCGACCAATCGCTGGACGACGCGCTGGGCGACCTGCGCCAGGCGATCGAGCTCGGGCCCACGCATTTGTCGTGGTATCAGCTGACCGTGGAGCCGAACACGGTGTTCTGGAACCAGCCACCGGAGCTTCCCGAGGACGACATCCTCTGGGACATCCAGGAAGCCGGCCAGGCGCTGATGGCCGACCACGGCTTCCGCCAGTACGAGGTCTCGGCCTATGCCCAGGCTGGTCGCGCCGCGCGGCACAACCTCAATTACTGGCGCTTTGGCGACTTCATCGGCATTGGTGCCGGTGCCCACGGCAAACTGACCTTCGCCGACGGGCGCATCCTGCGTACCTGGAAGACCCGCCTGCCCAAGGATTACCTGAACCTGGCCAAACCGTTCAAAGCCGGCGAAAAGCTGCTGCCGGTCGACGAGCTGCCGTTCGAGTTCCTGATGAATGCCCTGCGCCTGACCGATGGTGTGGAGGCCGAACTGTTCACCCAGCGCACCGGGTTGCCACTGGCACAGCTGCGCGAAGCGCGGCGCGCCGCCGAACAAAAGGGCCTTTTGCAGGTCGAAGCGGATCGACTGGTGGCCACGCCACGGGGCCAGTTGTTCCTCAATGACCTGCTGCAGTATTTCTTGACCTAA
- the rdgB gene encoding RdgB/HAM1 family non-canonical purine NTP pyrophosphatase, translating to MMNFQQLVLASHNAGKLKELQAMLGASVQLRSIGEFSQVEPEETGLSFVENAILKARNAARISGLPALADDSGLAVDFLGGAPGIYSARYADGKGDAANNAKLLEALKDVPEAERGAQFVCVLALVRHADDPLPILCEGLWHGRIMFEASGEHGFGYDPLFWVPERGCSSAELAPTDKNQLSHRARAMALLRQRLGLA from the coding sequence ATGATGAATTTCCAGCAACTCGTATTGGCCAGCCACAACGCCGGCAAACTCAAGGAACTCCAGGCCATGCTCGGCGCATCCGTGCAGCTGCGCTCGATCGGCGAATTCAGCCAGGTTGAGCCGGAAGAAACCGGCCTGTCGTTCGTCGAGAACGCCATCCTCAAGGCGCGCAATGCCGCACGCATCTCCGGCCTGCCGGCCCTGGCCGACGATTCCGGCCTGGCGGTAGATTTCCTCGGCGGTGCGCCGGGCATCTATTCGGCGCGCTATGCCGACGGCAAGGGTGACGCGGCGAACAATGCCAAGCTGCTCGAAGCGCTGAAAGATGTGCCCGAAGCCGAACGCGGTGCGCAGTTCGTCTGTGTGCTGGCGTTGGTGCGCCATGCTGACGATCCGCTGCCGATCCTGTGCGAAGGCCTGTGGCACGGGCGCATCATGTTCGAGGCCAGTGGCGAGCACGGCTTTGGCTATGACCCGCTGTTCTGGGTACCGGAGCGCGGCTGTTCCAGCGCCGAGCTGGCCCCTACGGACAAGAACCAGCTCAGCCACCGCGCCCGCGCCATGGCCCTGCTACGTCAACGTCTGGGCCTGGCATGA